One Gelria sp. Kuro-4 DNA segment encodes these proteins:
- a CDS encoding Cof-type HAD-IIB family hydrolase has product MPYRFLALDLDDTLLGEQESISPRNREAIRAAQARGVVVTLATGRMYASARVFAEELGVVVPLITYNGALIKDNAGRVYLDRPLPLPAARIALDVAREHNIHVNLFLEDVLYVDRDDEWTERYRRSNGVTPHFVPDLAAVLTRAPNKVLLVAKAEKLAALRPELAARLGPAAHITSSKPTFIEVIHPQVSKKSGLAYLLSSFGIPAAEAVAVGDNYNDLEMINLAGLGVAMGNAPAEVRAEADYVTAKNTEDGVAQVIERFLLS; this is encoded by the coding sequence GTGCCCTACCGGTTCCTGGCCCTGGACTTGGACGACACGCTGCTGGGCGAGCAGGAAAGCATCTCGCCGCGTAACCGCGAAGCCATCCGCGCCGCCCAGGCGCGCGGCGTGGTGGTGACGCTGGCAACCGGTCGCATGTACGCATCGGCGCGCGTGTTTGCCGAAGAGCTGGGTGTGGTGGTGCCGCTCATCACCTACAACGGCGCCCTCATCAAAGACAACGCCGGCCGGGTTTACCTGGACCGGCCCCTGCCGCTTCCGGCCGCCCGCATCGCCCTGGACGTGGCCCGGGAACACAACATCCACGTCAACCTGTTTCTGGAGGACGTACTTTACGTGGACCGGGACGATGAGTGGACCGAGCGCTACCGCCGCTCGAACGGCGTTACCCCGCATTTCGTACCGGACCTGGCGGCTGTGCTTACCCGGGCGCCCAACAAGGTGCTTCTTGTGGCAAAAGCGGAGAAGCTCGCGGCACTGCGCCCCGAACTGGCCGCGCGCCTCGGCCCGGCGGCGCACATCACCAGCTCCAAGCCCACCTTCATCGAAGTCATCCACCCCCAGGTTTCTAAAAAAAGCGGCCTCGCGTATCTCCTGTCCTCCTTCGGCATTCCCGCCGCCGAGGCCGTTGCCGTCGGCGACAACTACAACGACCTGGAGATGATTAACCTGGCCGGACTGGGCGTGGCCATGGGCAACGCGCCGGCGGAGGTCCGGGCCGAGGCCGACTACGTCACCGCGAAAAACACCGAAGACGGCGTCGCACAGGTGATTGAGCGGTTTCTCCTGAGCTGA
- the yvcK gene encoding YvcK family protein, with the protein MMFALLSLICGISALSLGLAALFPPAVAAWPAWWGGAAVFFGLSAIAAGLTAAWRGLKRYLPPQRGGGLVSFLTEERQRRRGPRVVALGGGTGLSTLLRGLKEYTDNITAIVTVTDTGGSSGRLREELGVLPPGDIRSCLVALADTEPLMERLFQHRFTAGTGLAGHSFGNLFLVTMSEVVGDFELAIKETSRVLAVRGQVLPSTLTSTTLEAEYTDGSRARGETNIVRLGQTIRRLALDPPDAKPLPEALEALAQADLIVLGPGSLYTSVLPNLLVPDLAAAIRTSRALKVYVTNVMTQPGETDGYTAADHVRALIEHAGPGIIEWVLVNSERAAPEVLARYREEGARPVKIDRRALARLRVRSQEAPLLSQDSVARHDPDKLARALLGLLAEAR; encoded by the coding sequence ATGATGTTCGCCCTGCTCAGTTTAATCTGCGGAATCAGCGCCTTGAGCCTGGGCCTGGCGGCGCTCTTCCCGCCCGCCGTTGCCGCCTGGCCGGCCTGGTGGGGCGGGGCGGCTGTTTTTTTCGGCCTTTCAGCTATTGCCGCCGGGCTCACCGCCGCCTGGCGGGGACTGAAGCGTTACCTGCCGCCCCAGCGCGGGGGTGGGCTGGTCAGTTTCCTCACCGAGGAACGGCAACGGCGGCGCGGCCCGCGGGTGGTGGCGCTGGGGGGCGGTACCGGCCTCTCCACCCTGCTTCGGGGCCTCAAGGAGTACACCGACAACATCACCGCCATTGTCACCGTAACGGATACCGGCGGCAGTTCAGGCCGCCTGCGGGAAGAGCTCGGGGTGCTGCCCCCCGGGGACATCCGGAGCTGCCTGGTGGCCCTGGCCGACACCGAGCCTTTGATGGAGCGGCTTTTCCAGCACCGCTTTACCGCCGGCACGGGCCTCGCCGGCCACAGCTTCGGCAACCTCTTTTTGGTGACCATGAGCGAGGTGGTGGGGGACTTCGAGCTGGCCATCAAGGAAACCAGCCGGGTGCTGGCGGTACGCGGTCAGGTACTGCCCTCGACGCTGACGAGCACCACCCTGGAAGCTGAATACACAGACGGCAGCCGTGCCCGGGGCGAGACCAACATCGTGCGCTTGGGACAGACCATCCGGCGGCTGGCGCTCGACCCGCCGGACGCCAAGCCCCTGCCCGAGGCTCTGGAGGCGTTGGCCCAGGCCGACCTCATCGTCCTCGGCCCGGGAAGCCTCTATACCAGCGTCCTCCCGAACCTCCTCGTCCCGGACCTGGCGGCAGCCATCCGCACCAGCCGTGCCCTCAAGGTTTACGTTACCAATGTCATGACCCAGCCCGGTGAAACGGACGGCTACACCGCCGCCGACCACGTACGCGCCTTGATTGAACACGCCGGCCCCGGCATCATCGAATGGGTGCTGGTGAATAGTGAGCGTGCGGCACCCGAGGTCCTGGCGCGCTACCGCGAAGAGGGTGCCCGGCCGGTGAAGATCGACCGGCGGGCGCTGGCCCGCCTGCGCGTGCGCTCCCAGGAAGCGCCGCTCCTTTCCCAGGACAGCGTGGCCCGGCACGACCCGGACAAACTGGCGCGGGCCCTGCTGGGGCTGCTGGCTGAGGCAAGGTAG
- a CDS encoding PHP domain-containing protein: protein MQIFADYHTHSEYSHGRGSIVGNLRAAQQRGLKAIAITDHGPATAFGMGVPDERTLLKIKARLRSLAPHFPGLRILAGVEANVITLDGDLDVSDRVLAELDVVLVGLHPTILPKTLRDAAGLIGVNALSRYLKEARRLARRLNTRTLIRAVERHRIDIITHPGWRLSIDTRALARACAACGTALEINAAHGFLSREYVRVAAAEGVRFAIGSDAHSPSCVGRLEAGIAVAEALGLRPEQIINAEPPQSAQEVK from the coding sequence GTGCAGATCTTCGCCGACTACCACACCCACTCCGAGTACAGCCACGGCCGCGGCAGCATCGTAGGCAACCTGCGCGCCGCCCAGCAGCGCGGTTTGAAAGCCATCGCCATTACCGACCATGGCCCGGCCACCGCCTTCGGCATGGGTGTGCCGGACGAAAGGACGCTCCTTAAGATCAAAGCGCGCTTGCGCTCCTTGGCGCCGCACTTCCCCGGCCTGCGCATCCTGGCCGGCGTAGAGGCCAATGTCATCACCCTGGACGGCGACCTGGACGTCTCGGACCGGGTGCTGGCCGAGCTCGACGTTGTCCTCGTGGGCCTGCATCCCACCATTTTGCCCAAAACGCTCCGGGATGCCGCCGGGCTCATCGGTGTGAACGCCCTGAGCCGCTATCTTAAAGAGGCCCGCCGCCTGGCCCGCCGCCTGAACACCCGGACCCTCATCCGGGCGGTGGAGCGGCACCGCATCGACATCATCACCCACCCGGGCTGGAGGCTCTCCATCGACACGCGGGCGCTGGCGCGGGCCTGCGCCGCGTGCGGTACGGCCCTTGAGATCAACGCCGCTCACGGTTTCCTTTCCCGCGAGTACGTCCGCGTGGCGGCCGCCGAAGGCGTGCGCTTTGCAATCGGCAGCGATGCCCACAGCCCGTCCTGCGTGGGGCGCCTGGAGGCGGGCATTGCCGTGGCCGAGGCGCTGGGCCTCAGACCCGAGCAGATCATCAACGCCGAGCCGCCGCAGTCGGCTCAGGAGGTGAAATAA
- a CDS encoding C40 family peptidase has product MRELLVATSVTDVWSAPGAGATRERFTQVLLGDRVVVLMEKDGWVYGRVPDGYTGWLSREALSTPALVPGQRRATVTVPVAVFRPARSPHTAGGLFPSQAFLGTRLPELERTGEEVLLALPGGRSAYLPAAAVSPPAPALNGPPTSAPAPGQLLEYALTLLGTPYLWGGVTAAGVDCSGLVYIAYRTAGIDLPRDADQQYKCGWAVTQPLAAGDLVFFATEEPGFPAHVGLYLGRGRFLHASSRLGGVVVTSLNAPFYRERYLGARRVVTQEGFAAGEGEVTRRIII; this is encoded by the coding sequence ATGCGGGAACTCTTGGTGGCAACTTCCGTAACCGACGTTTGGAGCGCCCCGGGCGCCGGGGCGACGAGGGAACGCTTCACACAGGTGCTCTTGGGCGACCGGGTGGTGGTGCTTATGGAGAAAGACGGCTGGGTGTACGGCCGTGTCCCGGACGGGTATACCGGTTGGCTCAGCCGGGAGGCCCTCTCCACCCCGGCACTTGTGCCGGGACAGCGCCGGGCGACGGTGACGGTACCCGTAGCGGTTTTTCGCCCTGCACGCAGCCCTCACACCGCCGGGGGCCTTTTCCCTTCCCAGGCCTTCCTCGGTACCCGTCTGCCGGAGCTTGAGCGCACGGGCGAAGAGGTTTTGCTGGCGCTGCCCGGTGGCCGCTCTGCGTACCTTCCCGCCGCTGCTGTGTCTCCTCCCGCGCCTGCTCTGAACGGGCCGCCGACCTCAGCTCCGGCGCCGGGACAACTGCTGGAATACGCTCTGACACTTCTAGGGACTCCTTATCTCTGGGGCGGCGTTACGGCCGCAGGGGTAGATTGTTCGGGCCTGGTCTACATCGCCTACCGCACGGCGGGAATCGACCTGCCGCGCGACGCCGACCAGCAGTACAAGTGCGGTTGGGCCGTGACCCAGCCGCTGGCCGCAGGCGATCTGGTCTTTTTTGCCACGGAGGAGCCGGGCTTTCCGGCCCACGTAGGCCTCTACCTGGGCCGGGGGCGCTTTCTCCATGCCTCTAGCCGCCTGGGTGGGGTGGTGGTGACCTCCTTGAACGCTCCTTTTTACCGGGAGCGCTACCTGGGGGCGCGCCGGGTGGTCACGCAAGAAGGATTTGCCGCGGGCGAAGGCGAAGTTACCAGGCGAATAATTATCTAA
- a CDS encoding HpcH/HpaI aldolase/citrate lyase family protein — translation MQKNRVRQLLEAKRPAFGTFNWLTGPECVEILGAAGFDFVVIDMEHGPHGQDHLPGLLRAADAAGIVPIVRVTKNEPTLILRALDLGAKGLHVPQVNTGAEAAAVVQAARYWPQGERGFAPGTRAARFGALDQEAYIAEANADPLLIIHIENRLGVENLDDILAVPGIDVIFIGPADLSQSLGLPGQLGHPRVVELVEVTIAKARQAGLPVGIFALNAEDAARWVRAGVTYLALGADSFFLFNTARALVEQLLPLRG, via the coding sequence GTGCAGAAAAACCGCGTGCGCCAGCTCCTGGAGGCGAAGCGGCCCGCCTTCGGCACCTTCAACTGGCTTACCGGGCCGGAGTGCGTGGAGATCCTGGGGGCGGCGGGGTTTGATTTTGTGGTGATCGACATGGAACACGGCCCGCACGGGCAGGACCACCTTCCCGGCCTGCTGCGGGCGGCCGACGCCGCCGGGATTGTGCCCATCGTCCGGGTGACAAAAAACGAGCCCACGCTCATTCTGCGTGCGCTCGATTTGGGAGCCAAGGGACTGCACGTCCCGCAGGTGAATACCGGCGCCGAGGCGGCAGCCGTAGTGCAGGCCGCCCGTTACTGGCCGCAGGGGGAGCGCGGCTTCGCCCCCGGCACCCGGGCGGCCCGCTTCGGCGCCCTGGACCAAGAGGCGTACATCGCCGAGGCCAATGCGGACCCGCTCCTTATCATTCACATTGAAAACAGGCTCGGCGTGGAGAACCTGGACGACATCCTGGCCGTGCCGGGGATCGACGTCATCTTCATCGGCCCGGCCGACCTCTCGCAGTCGCTGGGCCTTCCAGGGCAGCTCGGTCACCCGCGCGTGGTGGAGCTGGTGGAGGTCACCATCGCCAAGGCCAGGCAGGCCGGCCTACCGGTGGGCATCTTCGCCCTGAATGCCGAAGACGCCGCCCGCTGGGTACGGGCCGGCGTAACCTACCTGGCCCTCGGGGCAGATAGCTTTTTCCTCTTCAACACCGCCCGCGCCCTGGTGGAGCAGCTGCTGCCACTCAGGGGCTAG
- the whiA gene encoding DNA-binding protein WhiA yields the protein MEETFSLRVKEELARSEAARPCCERAELLGLIRAGGVLEAGQKGLTLRITTESPAVARRLFLLLKKISGLKAEIAGRPRRIHHHTLYSVTMPAQPGLKEFLSRLGFLQLERRPVPAVVAAEDCCRRAYLKGFFLGAGSISNPERAYHLELVTGSRVHAGRLIRLLRALGLKARRVERKGYHVVYLKESEEIAALLTLLGAVQSRLELENVRVVKGMRNQVNRLVNCETANLSKTVEAACRQVENIRFLVQRVGLENLPERLREVARLRLEYPEATLRELGTQLRPPLGKSGVNHRLRRLEEMAADLRRTSGSGEKSGAYTG from the coding sequence ATGGAAGAAACCTTTTCCCTACGGGTAAAGGAAGAACTGGCCCGTAGCGAGGCGGCGCGGCCGTGCTGCGAGCGGGCCGAGCTCCTCGGCCTTATCCGGGCGGGCGGGGTGCTGGAGGCCGGCCAGAAGGGCCTCACGCTCCGGATCACCACCGAAAGCCCGGCGGTGGCGCGGCGGCTGTTTTTGCTCCTCAAGAAAATCTCCGGCCTTAAGGCCGAGATAGCAGGACGACCACGCCGCATCCACCACCACACCCTGTACAGCGTCACCATGCCGGCGCAACCCGGCCTGAAGGAGTTTCTCAGCCGGCTGGGTTTTCTCCAGCTGGAGAGACGGCCGGTGCCGGCGGTGGTCGCGGCTGAAGACTGCTGCCGGCGCGCCTACCTGAAGGGCTTTTTTCTCGGGGCGGGGTCCATCAGCAACCCGGAGCGGGCCTATCACCTGGAGCTGGTCACCGGCAGCCGCGTGCACGCCGGGCGCCTCATCCGCCTCTTGCGTGCCCTGGGCCTGAAAGCCCGGCGGGTGGAACGCAAGGGCTACCACGTGGTTTACCTGAAAGAAAGCGAAGAAATCGCCGCCCTGCTCACCCTCCTGGGTGCAGTGCAGAGCCGCCTGGAGCTGGAAAACGTGCGCGTGGTTAAAGGCATGCGCAACCAGGTGAACCGGCTGGTGAACTGCGAAACGGCCAACCTGTCCAAGACGGTGGAGGCGGCCTGCCGGCAGGTGGAAAACATCCGCTTCCTGGTACAGCGGGTAGGGCTGGAAAACCTGCCGGAGCGCCTGCGGGAGGTGGCGCGCCTGCGGCTGGAGTACCCGGAGGCCACCCTCCGGGAGCTCGGGACGCAGCTGCGGCCGCCGCTGGGCAAGTCCGGGGTGAACCACCGCCTGCGGCGGCTGGAGGAAATGGCTGCGGACCTGCGCCGTACTTCGGGTTCTGGGGAAAAGAGCGGCGCATACACTGGTTAA
- a CDS encoding protease complex subunit PrcB family protein, whose product MTRKERWKRMIGGFARNVKKLIPDPKFVAGVLVGVLSVVGVGFSGSQTVPAAVNQVQFVLHGDKIQPSDRPGYYFNGRAYVPAALSLSGTNYVPLRFVAESLGLKVAWDQATRSIILDAPAGATPVEPEPEKQLPLKKISVTEAPPAVRELAQHSRELELAQTITLGDQTYLLVTRGMKPTGGYGVDIESVVDTGDEIVVKVKYRNPAPGAAVTQVITYPCVLAAIPKAERPVRFQGTGDVYVPQLQGLEHLDPVVAELTPNLKLFAPVVKGSELTVRGAVRVWEGTLNWEVLADGGAGAVVRRGEVQAAGGAPDWGYFSFSLPAGYARGDNLFLRLFCTSPKAGFECGVVEVSLDTYATYAERP is encoded by the coding sequence ATGACCCGGAAGGAGAGGTGGAAGCGGATGATCGGCGGTTTTGCAAGAAACGTCAAGAAGTTGATACCTGACCCCAAGTTTGTGGCGGGAGTGTTGGTGGGAGTTCTGTCGGTGGTGGGCGTGGGGTTCAGCGGGAGCCAGACTGTACCGGCGGCGGTCAACCAGGTGCAGTTTGTGCTGCACGGGGATAAGATTCAGCCCAGCGACCGGCCGGGCTACTATTTCAACGGCCGGGCGTACGTGCCGGCGGCCCTGAGCCTAAGCGGCACCAACTACGTACCGCTGCGCTTCGTCGCCGAGTCCCTGGGCCTGAAGGTGGCATGGGATCAGGCTACGCGCAGCATCATCCTGGACGCACCGGCAGGTGCCACCCCCGTTGAACCCGAGCCGGAAAAGCAGCTGCCTCTCAAGAAAATCAGCGTCACCGAAGCCCCGCCGGCGGTGCGAGAGTTGGCGCAGCATTCGCGCGAGCTGGAGCTCGCTCAAACCATTACCCTGGGTGACCAGACCTACCTCCTCGTGACGCGCGGCATGAAGCCGACCGGCGGGTATGGGGTGGACATCGAAAGCGTGGTCGACACCGGGGACGAAATCGTGGTAAAGGTGAAGTACCGGAACCCGGCGCCCGGCGCCGCAGTCACCCAGGTCATTACCTACCCCTGCGTGCTGGCCGCAATCCCCAAGGCCGAACGGCCCGTGCGCTTCCAAGGGACGGGTGACGTCTACGTCCCCCAGCTTCAGGGCCTGGAGCACTTGGATCCCGTGGTTGCGGAATTGACCCCTAACCTCAAGCTCTTTGCCCCGGTGGTGAAGGGTTCGGAACTTACGGTACGCGGCGCGGTGCGGGTATGGGAAGGGACGCTCAACTGGGAGGTGCTGGCTGACGGCGGCGCAGGGGCCGTCGTGCGCCGGGGCGAGGTCCAGGCCGCGGGCGGGGCGCCGGACTGGGGCTACTTCAGCTTCTCTCTCCCGGCCGGCTACGCCCGCGGGGACAATCTGTTCCTGCGCCTCTTCTGTACCAGCCCCAAGGCTGGTTTCGAGTGTGGCGTCGTTGAAGTATCTTTGGACACCTACGCCACCTACGCCGAGCGACCCTAG
- the rpoN gene encoding RNA polymerase factor sigma-54 has protein sequence MGMAFSLTLEQTQKLVMTQELRQAISILQLPTQELLDYVEEELEENPLLELSEDDTRPDPPVAEPEAEAETEWADRLEGGSDLPWPSGPASREEAPAWENFISRETTLAEHLAGEWRVTARTREELRIGLFIIGNLDEHGYLRSGVTEMAQALNVPRFRILRVLRGIQRLDPPGVGARSLEECLLIQARALGRLSPPVRRVIKGYLRDLAEGKLTRVASDLGLSLEEVQAIRDFIRTLDPKPGRRYASGEEIQYVVPDVSVEKVEGEYVILVNDAAASRLTLNNYYRRLLAHPGECDPNTRRYLEHKLNSALWLIRSIEQRRRTVYRIVEVLLRRQRAFFDYGVRYLQPLTLRQVAEEIGMHESTVSRATANKFIQTPQGVFPLRFLFGSGVESAGGTAAAAESVKRLLADFVAKEDPRHPLSDQKLAELLGQRGISVSRRTVAKYREEARIPCSASRRRFA, from the coding sequence ATGGGTATGGCCTTCAGTCTCACCCTGGAACAGACCCAGAAACTGGTGATGACACAGGAACTGCGGCAGGCGATCTCGATCCTGCAGCTTCCAACCCAAGAGCTTTTGGATTACGTGGAAGAGGAGCTGGAGGAAAACCCGCTCCTGGAGCTTTCCGAGGATGACACCCGGCCGGACCCGCCGGTGGCGGAGCCGGAGGCGGAGGCGGAAACTGAGTGGGCCGACCGGTTGGAGGGAGGAAGCGACCTGCCCTGGCCGTCAGGCCCCGCAAGCCGTGAGGAGGCGCCGGCCTGGGAGAACTTTATCAGCCGCGAAACCACGCTGGCGGAGCACCTGGCGGGCGAGTGGCGGGTCACCGCCCGCACCCGGGAGGAGCTCAGGATCGGCCTTTTTATCATCGGCAACCTGGATGAACACGGCTACCTGCGCTCCGGCGTGACAGAGATGGCCCAAGCCCTCAACGTACCGCGCTTTCGCATCCTGCGCGTGCTCCGGGGGATTCAACGGCTCGACCCGCCGGGCGTCGGCGCGCGCAGCCTGGAGGAGTGTCTGCTTATTCAGGCCCGGGCGCTGGGCCGGCTCAGCCCGCCGGTGCGCCGGGTGATCAAGGGTTACCTGCGCGACCTCGCGGAAGGGAAGCTTACGCGCGTAGCTTCCGACCTGGGGCTCAGCCTGGAAGAGGTCCAGGCGATCCGCGATTTCATCCGCACCTTGGACCCGAAGCCCGGCAGGAGGTACGCGTCGGGGGAAGAGATCCAGTACGTGGTCCCGGATGTCAGCGTGGAGAAGGTGGAGGGCGAATACGTCATTTTGGTGAATGACGCCGCTGCCAGCCGCCTGACACTGAACAACTATTACCGCCGCCTACTCGCTCACCCGGGCGAGTGCGACCCGAACACGCGCCGTTACCTGGAGCACAAGCTGAATTCCGCCCTCTGGCTGATCCGCAGCATTGAGCAACGCCGCCGCACCGTGTACCGCATTGTCGAGGTGCTGCTCAGGCGCCAGCGGGCCTTCTTCGACTACGGTGTGCGTTACCTGCAGCCCCTGACCCTGCGGCAGGTGGCTGAAGAGATCGGCATGCACGAATCCACGGTGAGCCGGGCCACGGCCAACAAGTTCATCCAGACACCCCAGGGCGTCTTTCCCCTGCGCTTTCTTTTCGGCAGCGGCGTCGAGAGTGCCGGCGGCACCGCTGCGGCCGCCGAATCGGTGAAACGCCTGCTGGCGGATTTCGTGGCCAAGGAAGACCCGCGCCACCCGCTCAGCGACCAGAAGCTTGCCGAGCTTCTCGGGCAGCGGGGGATCAGCGTTTCCCGGCGTACCGTGGCCAAGTACCGGGAAGAAGCCCGGATCCCTTGTTCCGCCAGCCGCCGTCGTTTCGCCTGA
- a CDS encoding methyl-accepting chemotaxis protein — MRVGIVGAGQGGSRVLAVLRNLPEVEIAGICDRNAAAPGLALARELGLPVWTDWQELLAQPGLDMVIEVTGIAAVQEGLRQALPPGCHLVDACSARLLIEVAAREEGLVARLKSTAEGIAQAARTMDASLAAWEEKSRELGTQSREVAAASEQAAAGAENTAEVLAVIRNLARQTNILGLNASIEAARAGESGRGFAVVAAEVRKLAAESDAAVKKVAAALDELQSFLAGVRTSMERAGALTEEQAALAAEISKVLAELSAEGSRLAELSA, encoded by the coding sequence TTGCGCGTTGGTATTGTAGGGGCCGGCCAGGGGGGCAGCCGGGTGCTGGCCGTGCTGCGGAACCTGCCGGAGGTGGAGATCGCCGGCATCTGCGACCGCAACGCAGCGGCGCCGGGGCTGGCCCTGGCCCGCGAGCTGGGGCTGCCGGTCTGGACGGACTGGCAGGAGCTCCTGGCGCAGCCGGGGCTGGACATGGTGATCGAGGTCACCGGCATTGCAGCCGTCCAGGAGGGCCTGCGCCAGGCGTTGCCGCCCGGCTGTCACCTGGTGGATGCCTGCAGCGCCCGGCTGCTCATCGAGGTGGCTGCCCGGGAAGAGGGGTTGGTGGCGAGGTTAAAGAGCACGGCCGAGGGCATCGCCCAAGCCGCCCGAACCATGGACGCTTCCCTGGCGGCCTGGGAAGAAAAATCCCGGGAGCTGGGTACCCAGTCCCGGGAGGTGGCGGCGGCCAGCGAACAGGCGGCCGCTGGAGCGGAGAACACGGCCGAAGTGCTGGCGGTGATCCGCAACCTGGCCCGCCAGACCAATATCCTGGGGCTCAACGCCAGCATTGAGGCGGCACGGGCCGGGGAGAGCGGCCGGGGCTTCGCCGTGGTGGCGGCCGAGGTTAGAAAGCTGGCGGCAGAGTCCGACGCAGCCGTGAAGAAGGTGGCCGCGGCGCTGGACGAGCTGCAGTCGTTTCTCGCCGGGGTGCGCACGTCCATGGAGCGGGCCGGTGCCCTCACGGAGGAGCAGGCCGCCCTGGCGGCTGAGATCAGCAAGGTGCTGGCCGAACTATCGGCCGAGGGAAGCAGACTTGCCGAACTGAGCGCCTAG
- the rapZ gene encoding RNase adapter RapZ yields MPSNAQDFVIVTGLSGAGKSSAVRVLEDLGYFCVDNLPPDLAPKFAELCLQSRGQVRKVALGIDIRGGGFFDHVFDSLATLEQMGLRYRILFLEASDAALVRRFKETRRRHPLAPEGRVVDGIAAERARMEELKSRATHVIDTSNMTAAQLREELRTIFAEGEDLERLLVTLVTFGFKQGLPLDADMVFDVRFLPNPYYIEALRPHTGQEEPVRNYVLKWPVTKNFLNKVLNLLDFLIPYFIKEGKSSLVIGIGCTGGRHRSVAIAEELARLLAANNHRVLVQHRDMEKDVGA; encoded by the coding sequence ATGCCTTCCAACGCCCAGGACTTTGTCATTGTGACCGGGCTTTCGGGGGCGGGCAAGTCCTCGGCCGTGCGCGTGCTCGAGGACCTGGGGTATTTCTGCGTCGACAACCTGCCGCCCGACCTGGCGCCCAAGTTCGCCGAGCTGTGCCTGCAGTCCCGGGGGCAGGTGCGCAAGGTGGCCCTGGGGATTGACATCCGCGGGGGCGGGTTCTTCGACCATGTCTTCGATAGCCTGGCGACCCTGGAGCAGATGGGCCTCAGGTACCGTATTCTCTTTCTCGAGGCGTCCGATGCCGCCCTGGTCCGCCGTTTCAAAGAGACGCGCCGCCGTCACCCGCTGGCACCCGAGGGGCGCGTGGTCGACGGCATCGCTGCCGAGCGGGCCCGGATGGAGGAGCTCAAAAGCCGGGCCACCCATGTGATCGATACCAGCAACATGACGGCGGCCCAGCTGCGCGAGGAGCTGCGCACCATCTTCGCCGAAGGCGAGGACCTGGAGCGCCTCCTTGTCACCCTGGTCACCTTCGGCTTCAAGCAGGGCCTACCCCTGGATGCGGACATGGTTTTTGACGTGCGCTTTTTGCCCAACCCATATTATATCGAGGCGCTGCGGCCCCACACCGGGCAGGAGGAGCCGGTGCGCAACTATGTGCTCAAATGGCCTGTCACCAAGAACTTCCTGAACAAGGTGCTCAACCTGCTGGATTTTTTGATCCCCTATTTTATCAAAGAAGGAAAAAGCAGCCTGGTGATCGGCATCGGTTGCACCGGGGGGCGGCACCGCTCGGTAGCCATCGCCGAAGAGCTGGCCCGCCTGCTGGCGGCCAACAACCACCGCGTGCTGGTGCAGCACCGGGATATGGAAAAGGACGTGGGGGCATGA